The proteins below come from a single Halobacteriovorax sp. GB3 genomic window:
- the asnB gene encoding asparagine synthase B — MCGFLTGIVDQKEERELRASLEKIFYRGPDDTKAIFDGGAFIGFQRLAIMDPTSKGDQPFQSEHFTLVCNGEIYNHQVIRSDFEDTYSFLSKSDCEVILPLIETLGIEKTAKVLDGEFAFVIYDRKKEIFLAARDHMGIRPMFYGKHKDSDQLLFASEVKALLSHCKEISPFPPGHYYDGQEFHRFIDLTTVSKSDYIEDEQKALQGIKEKLSQGVLKRLEADAPIGFLLSGGLDSSLVCAIAAKESKKPIKTFAVGIEEGPIDTKYAKIVADYLGADHTEVLFKKEDIFRTLDDLIYRLETYDITTIRASMGMNLVCEFIKKETDIKVLFTGEVSDELFGYKYTDFAPSPEEFQKEAKKRIDELYIYDVLRADRCISSNSLEARVPFSDKDFVDFVMKIDPKLKMNSTGVGKHLLRKAFEQGDYLPHDILYREKAAFSDAQGHAVVDYLKAHAEALYSEQDLLKAKEKYPHACPKTKEALMYREIFERHFEGKSDLIKDFWLPNKEWENCDVEDPSARVLPNYGKSGE; from the coding sequence ATGTGTGGATTTCTAACAGGAATTGTTGATCAAAAAGAAGAGAGAGAACTGAGAGCATCTCTCGAGAAAATCTTTTATCGCGGACCAGATGATACAAAGGCAATCTTTGATGGAGGAGCTTTCATTGGCTTTCAAAGACTTGCGATCATGGACCCGACTTCTAAAGGGGATCAGCCTTTTCAATCAGAACACTTTACTCTTGTTTGTAATGGCGAAATATATAACCATCAAGTAATTCGCAGTGACTTTGAAGATACCTATTCCTTTCTATCGAAAAGTGACTGTGAAGTAATCCTTCCTCTTATTGAAACTCTTGGAATAGAAAAAACGGCTAAAGTTCTCGATGGAGAATTTGCCTTTGTCATTTATGATCGAAAAAAAGAAATTTTTCTAGCGGCAAGGGACCATATGGGAATAAGACCGATGTTCTATGGAAAGCACAAGGACTCAGATCAACTTCTCTTTGCCAGTGAAGTTAAGGCCCTTCTTTCCCACTGTAAAGAAATATCCCCTTTCCCTCCTGGACATTACTACGATGGTCAAGAGTTTCATCGCTTCATCGACTTAACGACAGTTTCTAAATCTGATTATATTGAAGATGAGCAAAAGGCCCTTCAGGGTATTAAAGAAAAGCTATCTCAAGGTGTATTAAAGAGACTAGAAGCAGATGCACCTATTGGTTTCTTATTAAGTGGTGGACTCGATTCAAGCTTAGTATGTGCTATTGCGGCTAAAGAAAGTAAAAAACCAATTAAAACATTTGCCGTTGGAATCGAAGAAGGTCCTATCGATACTAAGTATGCGAAGATTGTCGCAGATTATCTTGGAGCTGATCACACAGAAGTTCTCTTTAAAAAAGAAGATATCTTCAGAACATTAGATGATCTCATCTATCGCCTTGAAACATATGACATTACAACGATTAGAGCTTCAATGGGAATGAACCTTGTTTGTGAATTCATAAAAAAAGAAACGGATATCAAAGTTCTTTTTACTGGCGAAGTTTCTGATGAACTCTTTGGTTATAAGTATACTGACTTTGCTCCAAGTCCAGAGGAATTTCAAAAAGAGGCAAAGAAAAGAATAGATGAACTTTATATCTACGATGTTCTTAGAGCTGACCGTTGTATCAGCTCAAACTCTCTTGAAGCAAGAGTCCCTTTTAGCGACAAAGACTTTGTCGACTTTGTTATGAAAATCGATCCAAAACTTAAAATGAATTCCACAGGAGTTGGAAAGCATCTTCTAAGAAAGGCCTTTGAACAAGGAGATTATCTTCCTCACGATATTCTCTATCGTGAAAAAGCGGCCTTTTCAGACGCTCAAGGACACGCTGTCGTTGATTATCTCAAGGCGCATGCAGAAGCTCTCTATTCTGAGCAGGATCTTTTAAAAGCAAAAGAAAAGTATCCACATGCTTGCCCAAAAACAAAGGAAGCACTGATGTACCGTGAAATATTTGAAAGACATTTCGAGGGTAAAAGTGATCTTATCAAAGATTTTTGGCTTCCAAATAAAGAATGGGAAAACTGTGATGTGGAGGACCCTAGTGCTAGAGTCCTTCCAAACTACGGTAAATCTGGAGAATAA
- a CDS encoding Lrp/AsnC ligand binding domain-containing protein produces the protein MAQKYEIDTLDYRILTILQEDARRPFLEIARKCSVSGGTIHQRVEKLKEMGILKGSKALIDYKKLGHKVTVLLGIHLQSAKDVSKVIKKLEKLPEVVEVHYTTGNYALFTKIVVMNIDHFHKFLVSKLQVISEVESTESFICLDTPIDRELQLRP, from the coding sequence ATGGCTCAGAAATATGAAATTGATACTCTTGATTACCGTATTTTGACGATCCTCCAAGAGGATGCTCGTAGGCCTTTTTTGGAGATTGCTCGCAAGTGCTCAGTATCTGGTGGAACAATTCATCAACGTGTAGAGAAATTAAAAGAGATGGGGATACTGAAAGGTTCTAAGGCGCTTATTGATTATAAGAAATTAGGGCATAAAGTAACTGTTCTTTTGGGGATTCATCTTCAATCTGCAAAAGATGTTTCCAAGGTCATTAAAAAATTAGAGAAATTACCTGAGGTTGTAGAAGTACACTATACGACGGGAAACTACGCTCTCTTTACAAAGATCGTCGTTATGAATATTGATCACTTTCACAAATTTCTCGTTTCAAAACTACAAGTGATCTCTGAAGTCGAATCGACAGAATCTTTTATATGCCTTGATACGCCCATTGATCGAGAACTACAACTTAGGCCCTAG
- a CDS encoding Tll0287-like domain-containing protein produces MILLTFSLLPLSTFSSEKEVLQTIQSLGSQLKKELKSSMRKSPVNAIETCHIQAPKISSELSTKDLKIGRVSFKNRNPDNKPKDWMISYMEDFHIKKIKSPYLVVQIDSKTKGLIKPIVTAPLCLTCHGENISTPIQHKIKKLYPNDKATGYKIGQIRGFFWATYKE; encoded by the coding sequence ATGATTCTTTTAACATTCTCGTTGTTGCCACTAAGTACATTCTCTAGTGAGAAAGAAGTACTCCAAACAATTCAATCTCTAGGCTCACAACTAAAAAAAGAACTCAAATCCTCAATGAGAAAATCTCCTGTCAATGCGATTGAGACCTGTCATATTCAAGCTCCAAAAATAAGTAGTGAACTCTCAACAAAAGATCTCAAAATTGGACGAGTCAGTTTTAAAAACAGAAATCCTGATAATAAACCAAAAGATTGGATGATCTCTTATATGGAGGACTTTCATATCAAGAAAATAAAATCACCCTATCTCGTTGTACAAATAGATAGTAAGACAAAGGGCCTTATAAAACCTATTGTCACAGCTCCCCTATGCCTCACATGTCATGGAGAAAATATATCTACACCAATTCAACATAAAATTAAGAAGCTCTATCCCAACGATAAAGCAACAGGATACAAAATAGGTCAGATTCGAGGTTTTTTCTGGGCGACCTATAAAGAGTAG
- a CDS encoding mechanosensitive ion channel family protein, which translates to MEIKILDYIYPLSITFTFFLIYFLAISKIKRIERKRMKTIDRKNIEDAVETDSPVDDQEQYIKDIGQESAETRFTFLKNALPVILIMMWAIFISVPFLGKVPTVYVSIFTAIISVLVGIALRPFLENLFAGVVITFFKSIRVGDTVIIDDEYGLIEEVTLTYSVLKRWDWNRIVIPNSKMLQKEIKNLTLSDRFIWAHVEFFIHPRTDIDHIKKIAIQAAKKSPYFNKTEEPSFWVMDLHKDSVRCWIAAWANSPSDAWELKSDIRYSLTKELAGTGIYFHSNYYEKVGDDLAVPFIKEG; encoded by the coding sequence ATGGAAATTAAAATTTTAGACTACATTTACCCACTCTCGATAACGTTTACTTTTTTTCTGATCTACTTTCTTGCAATTTCTAAAATCAAGAGAATTGAAAGAAAGAGAATGAAAACTATTGATCGTAAGAATATTGAAGATGCTGTTGAAACAGATTCTCCAGTTGATGATCAAGAGCAATATATTAAAGACATCGGTCAAGAATCAGCAGAGACACGATTTACATTTTTGAAGAATGCTCTACCGGTCATTCTTATTATGATGTGGGCGATTTTTATTTCTGTGCCTTTTCTTGGAAAAGTTCCGACAGTTTATGTTTCTATCTTTACAGCAATTATCTCAGTTCTTGTGGGTATTGCCTTAAGACCATTTTTAGAAAACCTCTTTGCTGGGGTTGTTATTACGTTCTTTAAATCGATTCGCGTTGGAGATACTGTTATTATCGATGATGAGTATGGATTAATTGAAGAAGTCACTTTAACTTACTCTGTCTTAAAGCGTTGGGACTGGAATAGAATCGTCATTCCAAATTCAAAAATGCTTCAAAAAGAGATTAAAAACTTAACTCTTTCCGATCGATTTATCTGGGCCCATGTGGAGTTCTTTATTCATCCTAGAACCGATATCGATCATATTAAAAAAATTGCTATTCAGGCCGCAAAGAAGTCACCCTACTTTAATAAAACAGAAGAACCTTCATTTTGGGTAATGGATCTGCATAAAGACTCTGTTCGATGTTGGATTGCTGCATGGGCAAATTCACCTTCTGATGCCTGGGAGTTGAAATCAGATATTCGTTACAGTTTAACAAAAGAATTGGCCGGAACTGGAATTTACTTTCATTCGAATTACTATGAGAAGGTGGGCGATGATTTAGCCGTGCCTTTTATAAAAGAGGGTTAA
- a CDS encoding ATP-binding protein codes for MKNLSHRLVSHILMILIASMTILATVNLYNNKKILTQKQIKENESQASIISNNVNSRISELRNDALFLSATPPIQGILRAKKNKGFDEKGKSSEGQWKDRLETIFKEMLIAKSHYLQIRYISHSDNGKEMLRVERIGSRIERTKEVNLQEKKNEDYYQEVFKLTENQVYLSPFSLNREYGKVQIPYTLVLRAAVPIYEKFDTPFGFIIINMDYTGIFRDISEVVAENTEYFVTDSNNNILLHSNRYFNAIDANGKFTKADIVHKSLPKFFKSETVSEMTKTVSLTDKERLIIASKIHYNELNPNDYLGVALISDIDVITGAVRSGLLNEALILFLIVLAATLLSFIYINKQLVPLRYLKTITSRFDQDKDFSISEEDLLKIEGQDEVAELSRTLLHMSKEIGQQNILLNSQKLALDSKASVSETDTRGIITYVNDKFCKLTGYEREELIGRTHKIINSNYHDEAYFKQMWETILAGDPWEGVIRNKAKDGSFYWVDSIILPIKDDKGEILKFISIRMDITELVDQRQKMAEATETKSRFLATMSHEIRTPLNGVLGMLTLLEEENLSEEGKKNLATMKSSGLSLLQIINDILDFSKMEAHKLHLESIGIDLYDVVQEPISLLYSKAKENNTKIDLIFDDNCPQRIVTDPIRLKQILLNLLSNAIKFTKNGTIEIHVKAIKTIDQKFTFQFAVKDSGIGIDADSINHLFSPFTQADTSTTRRFGGTGLGLTICKGIVEMLNGNIWAESKEGEGSTFFFTLEAIEDSSTTTEEEEESAIEKEKPQEVFEKKEYKILIADDNKVNQIVARKFLQKLGYQPDVVDNGQEAYEAQVDKSYDIIFMDGHMPILDGYEATVEIRKEESSIKQPWIIALTASTQEEDKKRCIDSGMNDFIPKPLTIDTLKEALKRVEKL; via the coding sequence ATGAAAAACTTATCCCACAGATTAGTAAGCCATATTTTAATGATTCTCATTGCTTCGATGACAATCTTAGCGACCGTTAATCTCTATAACAACAAGAAGATTCTTACTCAAAAGCAAATCAAAGAAAATGAATCTCAAGCGAGTATCATTTCAAACAATGTGAATAGCCGAATTTCAGAACTAAGAAACGATGCTCTTTTTCTTTCTGCAACACCTCCTATTCAAGGAATTCTTCGTGCCAAGAAAAACAAAGGTTTTGATGAGAAAGGAAAATCTTCTGAAGGCCAGTGGAAAGATCGACTGGAAACAATTTTCAAAGAAATGCTCATTGCCAAATCTCACTACCTCCAAATTCGCTACATTAGTCACAGCGACAATGGTAAAGAGATGCTTAGAGTCGAAAGAATTGGTTCTCGCATTGAAAGAACAAAAGAGGTAAATCTTCAAGAGAAGAAAAATGAAGATTATTATCAAGAAGTTTTTAAACTCACAGAGAATCAAGTTTATCTGTCACCTTTTTCTCTCAATAGAGAATATGGAAAAGTTCAAATTCCTTATACTCTCGTTTTACGAGCAGCCGTTCCCATCTACGAAAAATTCGATACTCCCTTTGGCTTTATCATCATTAACATGGACTACACAGGAATTTTTAGAGACATCTCTGAAGTCGTTGCTGAAAATACTGAGTACTTTGTTACTGATTCAAATAACAATATCCTCCTGCACTCAAATCGCTACTTTAATGCCATTGATGCAAACGGGAAATTTACAAAAGCAGATATCGTACATAAAAGTCTACCAAAATTCTTTAAGAGTGAAACCGTTAGTGAAATGACAAAAACAGTCTCTCTAACTGATAAAGAGCGTCTCATTATCGCCTCGAAGATTCACTATAATGAACTCAATCCCAATGACTACCTTGGAGTTGCTCTTATTTCTGATATTGATGTAATCACTGGAGCAGTTCGTTCAGGACTACTAAATGAAGCCTTAATTCTCTTTTTAATTGTTTTAGCTGCAACCTTACTTTCTTTTATTTATATCAATAAACAACTAGTACCTCTTCGCTACTTAAAGACCATTACATCGCGTTTTGATCAAGATAAAGACTTTTCAATTAGTGAAGAAGACCTTTTAAAAATAGAGGGCCAAGACGAAGTTGCAGAACTTTCTAGAACTCTTCTTCATATGTCAAAAGAGATTGGACAACAAAATATTCTTCTAAACTCACAAAAACTTGCGCTCGATTCAAAGGCGAGTGTTTCTGAAACAGATACAAGAGGAATCATTACTTATGTCAATGATAAATTCTGTAAACTGACTGGATATGAGAGAGAAGAACTAATTGGTAGAACTCATAAAATTATCAATTCCAATTATCATGATGAAGCTTACTTTAAACAAATGTGGGAGACAATCCTTGCTGGAGATCCTTGGGAAGGGGTCATTCGTAACAAAGCAAAAGATGGATCTTTCTACTGGGTCGACTCAATTATTCTTCCAATTAAAGACGACAAAGGTGAAATCTTAAAATTCATTAGTATACGCATGGATATCACTGAGCTTGTTGATCAAAGACAAAAAATGGCCGAGGCGACAGAGACAAAGTCACGATTTTTAGCAACAATGAGTCACGAAATTAGAACACCACTAAACGGTGTACTCGGAATGCTGACTCTCCTTGAAGAAGAAAATTTATCTGAAGAAGGAAAGAAGAATCTCGCGACAATGAAAAGTAGTGGGCTATCTTTATTGCAAATCATCAACGACATACTCGACTTTTCTAAAATGGAAGCGCACAAACTACATCTTGAAAGTATTGGAATCGATCTCTACGATGTGGTTCAAGAACCTATATCTCTTCTTTATTCCAAAGCAAAAGAAAATAATACGAAAATTGATCTGATTTTTGATGACAATTGCCCGCAACGTATTGTGACAGACCCAATTCGTTTAAAACAAATTCTTTTAAACCTTTTAAGTAATGCTATCAAATTTACAAAAAATGGAACGATAGAAATTCATGTTAAGGCGATTAAAACAATTGATCAGAAATTCACATTTCAATTTGCAGTCAAAGACAGTGGAATTGGAATCGATGCAGATAGTATCAATCATCTTTTTTCCCCTTTTACTCAGGCCGATACATCAACAACGAGAAGATTCGGTGGTACAGGGCTAGGCCTTACAATTTGTAAGGGAATCGTTGAAATGCTCAATGGAAATATCTGGGCTGAAAGTAAAGAGGGAGAAGGCTCTACTTTCTTCTTTACCCTGGAGGCCATTGAAGATTCTAGTACCACAACAGAAGAAGAGGAAGAATCTGCAATTGAAAAAGAAAAACCGCAGGAAGTTTTTGAGAAAAAGGAATACAAAATTCTCATTGCTGATGACAATAAAGTAAATCAAATTGTTGCTCGTAAATTTCTACAAAAGCTAGGCTATCAACCAGACGTTGTCGATAATGGTCAAGAAGCCTATGAAGCTCAAGTTGATAAATCATACGATATTATTTTTATGGATGGTCACATGCCTATTCTTGATGGTTATGAAGCAACTGTTGAAATTAGAAAAGAAGAATCTTCTATCAAACAACCTTGGATTATTGCTCTTACGGCCAGTACCCAAGAAGAAGATAAAAAACGTTGTATTGACTCAGGTATGAATGACTTTATCCCAAAGCCACTGACAATCGATACTCTTAAAGAGGCGCTTAAGCGTGTTGAAAAACTCTAG
- a CDS encoding helix-turn-helix transcriptional regulator — protein MTKILSTEFNTVNFSKEEKIEAYRESISVVYETQDYSVKKDQFEAVIKGYLLGELMLIDCKTYEQLFTRSNSKIAQDGLDHIQIQLFLEGSTNPLEEKTYEACTSKNLIVMDSTRPWVAKNSFFHNLSLIIPRRLLLNKKLNLDHVHGMILNTQENPFAMLLYTHIRTLHASVDKIDSHHAHLIVSPSIDLAVSAMSFKYNSEQGKAIEENENAYVFRIKNYIEENLHDPHLKVESICHFLSLPRTTIYRLFPKNSGGIRNYIQERRMRKSYRLLSNASNSLSISQVSFECGFNSESSFTRAFKNYFGILPKQAQKKIHSDLFLSKQGSDHLWSDWLRNL, from the coding sequence ATGACTAAAATATTGAGTACAGAATTCAACACCGTCAACTTTTCTAAAGAAGAAAAGATTGAAGCTTATCGCGAAAGTATTAGTGTCGTTTATGAGACTCAAGATTATTCTGTCAAAAAAGACCAATTCGAGGCCGTTATCAAGGGCTATCTTCTTGGCGAGTTGATGCTAATTGACTGTAAAACCTATGAGCAGCTTTTTACCCGCTCAAATAGTAAGATCGCTCAAGATGGCCTTGATCATATTCAAATTCAACTCTTTCTTGAAGGTAGTACAAATCCCTTAGAAGAAAAGACCTATGAAGCCTGTACTTCGAAAAACCTTATTGTAATGGACTCTACGCGACCATGGGTTGCAAAAAATAGCTTCTTTCACAATCTCTCTCTTATTATCCCGCGAAGACTTCTTTTAAATAAGAAATTAAACCTCGATCATGTTCATGGGATGATTCTCAATACTCAGGAGAATCCATTCGCTATGCTTCTCTATACGCATATTAGAACGCTTCATGCTTCTGTCGATAAAATTGATTCTCATCATGCTCATTTAATTGTCTCACCATCTATTGACCTTGCTGTTTCGGCCATGAGTTTCAAATACAATAGCGAACAAGGCAAGGCCATTGAAGAAAACGAAAATGCTTATGTCTTTAGAATTAAAAATTATATTGAAGAGAACCTTCATGATCCTCATTTAAAGGTTGAGTCTATTTGTCACTTTCTAAGTCTTCCACGAACAACTATTTATCGACTATTTCCTAAAAATTCAGGTGGTATTAGAAATTACATTCAGGAGCGAAGAATGCGAAAGAGCTATCGCCTACTCTCTAATGCCAGTAACTCATTAAGTATTTCCCAAGTATCATTTGAATGTGGATTTAATAGTGAATCAAGCTTTACAAGAGCTTTCAAAAACTACTTTGGCATCCTTCCCAAACAAGCACAAAAAAAGATACATTCCGACCTCTTTCTGTCTAAGCAGGGTTCTGATCACTTATGGTCAGATTGGCTTAGAAACCTCTGA
- the rpsU gene encoding 30S ribosomal protein S21 has translation MSNTVTVKIEIKEGMTAERSLKKFKRLCESYGVSKEYKKRKSYSKPSILKKEKREAAEKRRLKLIRKSSGRRSKI, from the coding sequence ATGTCTAATACTGTAACAGTAAAAATTGAAATTAAAGAGGGTATGACAGCTGAGCGATCATTGAAAAAGTTCAAAAGACTTTGTGAGAGTTACGGGGTTTCAAAAGAGTATAAAAAGAGAAAAAGTTACTCGAAGCCTTCAATATTAAAAAAAGAAAAACGTGAAGCCGCTGAAAAACGACGCTTAAAATTGATCAGAAAATCTTCTGGAAGACGATCTAAAATTTAA
- the alaS gene encoding alanine--tRNA ligase, giving the protein MMKKMSSLEIREKFLEYFENNDHLKIKASSVVPQNDPTLLFINSGMAPLKNYFLGKEQPPLPRLCNFQPCIRTKDIDDVGDRHHLTIFEMMGSWSIGDYYKEKACKLAYDLLVEGLGFPPEKLYFTVYGGNEALGIKPDTESIEAWKKCGVPEDHIVVLGDDNFWGPAGETGPCGPCTEVFFDTGAQYGPEYKPGGHFDDVSRYIEIWNAGVFMELNKKKDGTFIPLPLKSVDTGSGLERLAMVMNGHDSVYETDLLKPLIDLADSLIGGAKNEADMRKVRMLADHVRAAAFILGEGVMPSNEGQGYIPRRLIRKSIAALIAKKVKKIDFTSMVEKTLEILGDHYPQVKNAKETILFNINTEVEEFTPIVEKGLSMIDEILAKGVKKFSGKEAFDLVSTHGLPLEVIQSHLSDAQVELDMNEYEKCWEEHRKASRVISRKGGLSNDQEKLEEIFQEGDATEFKGYDHLEFESVVTKIIKGTDVVEFVSSGDEFSFTTKETPFYGESGGQVGDKGYVTAQAGKAEIVDTVKVKDKHVHIAKIVEGEIKSSDKVTLVVNENTRMSTIRNHSATHLMHSALHEILGKHAVQKGSLVRQDRLRFDFQHPQAVTKEELEKVETLVNKWIMENKMGQVKLCPYDEAIESGAMALFGEKYESDVRVVSFGEESVELCGGTHVKATGDIGLFLIASESSVAKGIRRIEAVTGENAIKLMQERNRQLRAASDELKVKPDEIVTKLKDMKKAQAKKKKEAKAASASSVSFKKEVSFPAHGSTFYSALMTDDAKVIKEIGDQLVDKGEKKIVCLVGQDEKSLKTFVWVHKDLISKVKAGDLLKEILAPLEGRGGGKPSFAQGGSPKVEMVDQLFEHIETKIKEKLS; this is encoded by the coding sequence ATGATGAAGAAAATGAGCTCACTAGAAATTCGTGAGAAGTTTTTAGAGTACTTTGAAAATAATGATCACTTGAAGATTAAGGCATCTTCAGTTGTACCTCAAAATGATCCAACCCTTCTTTTTATTAACTCGGGGATGGCCCCTCTTAAAAATTATTTTCTTGGAAAAGAACAACCACCACTTCCTCGTCTTTGTAACTTTCAACCTTGTATTAGAACGAAAGATATCGACGATGTGGGAGATAGACATCACTTAACAATTTTTGAAATGATGGGCTCGTGGTCTATTGGTGATTACTACAAAGAGAAAGCTTGTAAGCTTGCTTATGATCTTCTTGTTGAAGGTTTAGGATTTCCTCCAGAAAAATTATATTTCACAGTTTATGGTGGAAATGAAGCTCTTGGGATTAAGCCCGATACAGAATCAATTGAAGCATGGAAAAAATGTGGTGTACCTGAAGATCATATTGTTGTTCTTGGAGACGATAACTTTTGGGGACCTGCTGGAGAGACTGGACCTTGTGGACCATGTACGGAAGTTTTCTTTGATACAGGTGCGCAGTATGGGCCTGAATATAAACCAGGCGGACACTTTGATGATGTAAGTCGTTACATTGAAATTTGGAACGCTGGTGTTTTTATGGAGCTTAATAAGAAAAAAGATGGAACGTTCATTCCTCTTCCTCTTAAGTCTGTTGATACTGGTTCAGGTCTTGAAAGACTTGCTATGGTTATGAATGGGCATGACTCTGTTTATGAAACTGATCTTTTGAAGCCACTTATTGATCTTGCTGATTCACTCATTGGTGGAGCTAAAAATGAAGCGGATATGAGAAAGGTAAGAATGCTCGCTGATCACGTAAGAGCGGCAGCGTTCATTCTAGGTGAAGGTGTTATGCCAAGTAACGAGGGGCAAGGATATATTCCGAGAAGACTTATTAGAAAGTCTATTGCGGCTCTTATTGCTAAAAAAGTTAAGAAGATCGACTTCACTTCAATGGTAGAGAAAACGCTTGAGATTCTTGGTGATCACTACCCACAAGTAAAGAATGCTAAAGAAACGATTCTTTTTAATATTAATACAGAAGTTGAAGAGTTCACACCGATCGTTGAAAAAGGTCTTTCGATGATTGACGAAATTCTCGCCAAGGGAGTTAAGAAGTTTTCTGGTAAAGAAGCTTTTGATCTCGTTTCTACCCATGGTCTTCCTCTTGAAGTTATTCAGTCTCATCTTTCAGATGCGCAAGTTGAACTTGATATGAATGAGTATGAAAAGTGTTGGGAAGAACACAGAAAAGCATCTCGTGTTATCTCTAGAAAGGGTGGTCTATCAAATGATCAAGAGAAGCTTGAAGAGATTTTTCAAGAAGGGGATGCTACGGAGTTCAAAGGTTACGACCATCTTGAATTCGAGTCTGTTGTTACAAAAATTATTAAGGGAACTGATGTTGTTGAATTTGTTTCATCTGGTGATGAATTTTCATTCACGACAAAAGAGACTCCTTTTTACGGCGAAAGTGGTGGACAAGTAGGTGATAAAGGTTACGTAACTGCCCAAGCTGGTAAGGCCGAGATCGTTGATACTGTAAAGGTTAAAGATAAGCACGTTCACATTGCTAAAATCGTTGAAGGTGAAATTAAATCGAGTGACAAGGTTACTCTCGTTGTTAACGAAAACACAAGAATGTCTACAATTAGAAACCACTCGGCAACACACTTAATGCATTCAGCTCTTCACGAAATTCTCGGAAAACACGCTGTTCAAAAGGGATCACTTGTTAGACAAGATCGTTTACGTTTTGATTTTCAACATCCTCAAGCTGTGACGAAAGAAGAATTAGAAAAAGTTGAAACACTTGTTAACAAGTGGATCATGGAAAATAAGATGGGGCAGGTTAAACTATGTCCTTATGATGAAGCGATAGAGTCTGGGGCAATGGCCCTTTTCGGTGAAAAATATGAATCGGATGTTCGTGTCGTTTCTTTTGGAGAGGAATCAGTAGAACTTTGTGGGGGAACTCACGTAAAAGCTACTGGAGATATTGGACTTTTTCTCATTGCAAGTGAGTCTTCTGTTGCAAAAGGAATTCGTCGTATTGAAGCTGTAACAGGTGAAAATGCAATTAAGCTTATGCAAGAGAGAAATAGACAACTTCGTGCAGCTTCTGATGAGCTTAAAGTTAAGCCTGATGAGATTGTAACGAAGCTTAAGGATATGAAAAAAGCACAGGCCAAAAAGAAAAAAGAAGCAAAGGCCGCTAGTGCTTCTAGTGTTAGCTTTAAAAAAGAAGTTAGCTTTCCTGCTCATGGATCAACTTTTTACAGTGCTCTTATGACTGATGATGCAAAAGTGATCAAAGAGATTGGAGATCAACTTGTTGATAAAGGTGAGAAGAAAATTGTTTGTCTTGTTGGACAAGATGAAAAATCATTAAAGACATTTGTATGGGTTCATAAAGACTTAATCTCTAAAGTTAAAGCAGGAGATCTTTTAAAAGAAATCCTTGCTCCACTCGAAGGGCGTGGCGGTGGAAAGCCGTCTTTTGCTCAAGGAGGATCACCAAAAGTTGAGATGGTTGATCAATTATTTGAACATATTGAAACAAAAATTAAAGAAAAACTTTCCTAA